GCCGGCTACTCCGACAGGTTCTAAGGGAGCCACTGGATCCGGAATAGGCCCGTCCTGCCGGTGACCCGTATCCTCGGCATTGATTACGGCAAGAAGCGGGTGGGCCTGGCCATCTCAGACCCCACTCATGTCATCGCACAACCACTCACCACCCTCACCCGCGATGAATCAGGCAGTTGGTGGGCGCAGCTGTCTGCCATCATCGTGGAGCAGGAAGTGGAGAGCATTGTGGTGGGCTATCCCCTCACTCTTAGCGGTGCCGCGTCCAATCAAACCAGAGAGGTGGATCAGTTTATAGTTACCCTCCAAGGCCGGGTAACTGTTCCTGTTTACCGTTTTGACGAACGTTTAACATCCCTGGCTGCCCGAAGGGCCCTGATACAGCGGGGAATCCGAACCGGACACCAGAA
This genomic window from Candidatus Neomarinimicrobiota bacterium contains:
- the ruvX gene encoding Holliday junction resolvase RuvX yields the protein MTRILGIDYGKKRVGLAISDPTHVIAQPLTTLTRDESGSWWAQLSAIIVEQEVESIVVGYPLTLSGAASNQTREVDQFIVTLQGRVTVPVYRFDERLTSLAARRALIQRGIRTGHQKEAVDRTAAALMLQDYLDSQR